One part of the Streptomyces sp. AM 2-1-1 genome encodes these proteins:
- a CDS encoding 2-phosphosulfolactate phosphatase, which translates to MDASFLGIDDVTRTPQVAVVVDVMRAFTVAAWAFARGAEKIVLSGSLDESLALKARHPEWVTLKDGPPAPGFDAVNSPGLLRSVDLGGRTVVQKTTAGTVGALAVKDAPLVLCASFVVAQATADVLRAGGSGSVTFVVTGEDGKADEDLACAQYIAQRAAGSGTDAAEFLRRGDESLAATELREGVREGVHPDDVALCLELDRFPFAMVAAPEGSLMVLRPRTVPPTDLSRRR; encoded by the coding sequence ATGGACGCCTCATTTCTCGGTATCGATGACGTGACCCGGACCCCGCAGGTGGCGGTCGTGGTCGACGTGATGCGCGCCTTCACCGTGGCCGCGTGGGCCTTCGCCCGCGGGGCGGAGAAGATCGTGCTCTCCGGGTCGCTGGACGAGTCCCTGGCGCTCAAGGCCCGGCACCCCGAGTGGGTGACGCTGAAGGACGGTCCGCCCGCTCCCGGGTTCGACGCCGTCAACTCGCCGGGCCTGCTGCGCTCGGTCGACCTCGGCGGGCGGACCGTGGTGCAGAAGACCACGGCGGGCACCGTCGGCGCCCTCGCCGTGAAGGACGCGCCGCTGGTGCTGTGCGCGAGCTTCGTGGTGGCGCAGGCGACGGCCGACGTGCTGCGGGCCGGTGGGAGCGGCAGCGTCACCTTCGTGGTCACCGGCGAGGACGGCAAGGCCGACGAGGACCTGGCGTGCGCGCAGTACATCGCCCAGCGGGCGGCGGGCTCCGGGACGGACGCTGCCGAGTTCCTGCGCCGGGGAGACGAGTCGCTCGCCGCCACCGAGCTGAGGGAAGGGGTGCGCGAAGGCGTGCACCCCGACGACGTGGCGCTCTGCCTCGAACTCGACCGGTTCCCGTTCGCGATGGTGGCGGCCCCGGAGGGCTCGCTCATGGTCCTGCGTCCGCGCACCGTGCCTCCGACGGACCTCAGTCGTCGTCGCTGA
- a CDS encoding DsbA family oxidoreductase, which translates to MRVEIWSDIACPWCYIGKARFEKGLAGFAHRDQVEVVHRSFELDPGRAKGDTDLVVDMLAQKYGRTREEAVAMEGNVAANAQAEGLGYRSEGRDHGSTFDIHRLLHLAKARGRQDELLTLAYRANFAEERSVYDDAVLVELAVEAGLDEAEARSVLADPAAYADDVRADEREASELGANAVPFFVLDRRYGISGGQPSEVFAQALEQAWKDREVTALTPIGDDAAACDADGACEVPQPGAATA; encoded by the coding sequence ATGCGCGTCGAGATCTGGTCGGACATCGCTTGTCCCTGGTGCTACATAGGGAAGGCCCGCTTCGAGAAGGGGCTGGCGGGGTTCGCCCACCGTGATCAGGTCGAGGTGGTTCACCGCTCCTTCGAGCTGGATCCGGGGCGCGCCAAGGGCGACACCGACCTGGTCGTGGACATGCTCGCGCAGAAGTACGGCCGCACCCGCGAGGAGGCCGTCGCGATGGAGGGCAACGTCGCCGCGAACGCGCAGGCCGAAGGGCTCGGCTACCGAAGTGAGGGCCGCGACCACGGCAGCACCTTCGACATCCACCGGCTGCTCCACCTCGCCAAGGCCCGCGGCCGCCAGGACGAGCTGCTGACCCTCGCCTACCGGGCCAACTTCGCCGAGGAGCGCTCCGTCTACGACGACGCGGTGCTCGTCGAGCTGGCGGTCGAGGCCGGTCTCGACGAGGCGGAGGCCCGCTCGGTGCTCGCCGACCCGGCCGCCTACGCCGACGACGTACGCGCCGACGAGCGCGAGGCGTCCGAACTCGGCGCCAACGCCGTCCCGTTCTTCGTCCTCGACCGGCGGTACGGCATCTCCGGCGGCCAGCCCTCCGAGGTCTTCGCGCAGGCGCTGGAGCAGGCGTGGAAGGACCGCGAGGTCACCGCCCTCACCCCGATCGGCGACGACGCGGCGGCGTGCGACGCCGACGGCGCCTGCGAGGTCCCGCAGCCGGGCGCCGCGACCGCCTGA
- a CDS encoding DUF4394 domain-containing protein, whose product MRTAMLVPALALTLTGVCGSAAAADEKYSDGLRAVGLTIDQQLVSFSVDAPSSTRSAARVRGLDGDRALVGIDFRVQNGTLYGVGDKGGIYALGGDAKASKVSQLTVALQGENFGVDFNPAANRLRVISDTGQNLRHNIDDPAAPRTTTVDGTLTNPAVPPATTPTTALGVTGAAYTNNDLDTTTATTLFDIDTTNDRVSLQSPANAGTLAPTGALGVNAGPSAGFDIYYSPKAGTNQGFAALRTNSAYGLYRVNVLNGATERLGAFPGSRQVFDIALPLDQGGTAPRGGMDTGGGTTGSRK is encoded by the coding sequence ATGCGTACAGCCATGCTCGTCCCCGCCCTCGCGCTCACGCTGACCGGAGTCTGCGGGTCCGCCGCTGCGGCGGACGAGAAGTACTCCGACGGCCTGCGGGCCGTCGGTCTCACGATCGACCAGCAGCTCGTCAGCTTCTCCGTGGACGCGCCGTCATCGACGCGCTCGGCCGCCCGGGTGCGGGGTCTCGACGGTGACCGTGCGCTGGTCGGGATCGACTTCCGGGTCCAGAACGGCACGTTGTACGGCGTCGGCGACAAGGGGGGCATCTACGCCCTCGGCGGTGACGCGAAGGCGAGCAAGGTCTCCCAGCTGACGGTGGCGCTGCAGGGCGAGAACTTCGGGGTCGACTTCAACCCTGCCGCCAACCGGCTCCGCGTCATCAGCGACACCGGTCAGAACCTGCGCCACAACATCGACGACCCCGCGGCCCCGCGCACCACCACCGTCGACGGCACGCTGACCAACCCCGCCGTCCCGCCGGCCACCACGCCCACCACCGCCCTGGGCGTCACCGGCGCCGCGTACACCAACAACGACCTCGACACGACGACCGCGACGACGCTGTTCGACATCGACACCACCAACGACCGTGTCTCCCTGCAGTCTCCCGCCAACGCCGGCACCCTCGCCCCCACCGGCGCCCTCGGTGTCAACGCCGGCCCGTCCGCCGGCTTCGACATCTACTACTCGCCCAAGGCGGGAACCAACCAGGGCTTTGCCGCCCTCAGGACCAACAGCGCTTACGGCCTGTACCGCGTCAACGTCCTGAACGGAGCAACCGAGCGCCTGGGCGCCTTCCCCGGCAGCCGGCAGGTCTTCGACATCGCCCTTCCCCTCGACCAGGGCGGTACCGCCCCGCGCGGCGGCATGGACACCGGCGGCGGCACGACCGGCAGCCGCAAGTAG
- a CDS encoding chaplin: protein MLKLRSTVVLAAAAGALMFAGAGTAGADAGAQGAAFGSPGVLSGNVVQIPIHIPVNACGNSLNIVGLLNPSFGNTCVNGGGYDRGYGGHDEKQNGHEGHMGDYGK from the coding sequence ATGTTGAAGCTGAGAAGCACGGTGGTTCTGGCAGCGGCCGCGGGCGCGCTGATGTTCGCCGGTGCGGGCACGGCCGGCGCGGACGCCGGAGCGCAGGGCGCCGCCTTCGGCTCGCCGGGGGTGCTGTCAGGCAACGTCGTCCAGATCCCGATCCACATCCCCGTCAACGCGTGCGGGAACTCCCTCAACATCGTCGGCCTGCTGAACCCGAGCTTCGGGAACACCTGCGTCAACGGCGGCGGCTACGACCGCGGTTACGGCGGCCACGACGAGAAGCAGAACGGCCACGAGGGCCACATGGGCGACTACGGCAAGTAG
- a CDS encoding aminotransferase class V-fold PLP-dependent enzyme — protein sequence METTPLIPTAPVTDFATLRRAAADEFAPSTTYLNTAFAGLLPRRTVDAVTGLARANAEGGPLGAGDLEVVDSARAGYARLVGVGADRVAVGSAVAVHVGLIAASLPAGSEVLCPEGDFSSVVAPFAHRGDLRVRYAPLTGLPDAVRPTTALVALSAVQSSDGRVADLAAVRAAATAHGARVLLDTTQAAGWLPLDAGECDYTVAGGFKFLLCPRGASFLTVTEEAQDSLTPVFAGWVAGADTENSTYGPVERLASSARRFDTPPAFLSYYGAERSLALLAEIGPDALYAHATGLAARFRAGLARLGHDTVPGDSAIVAAPGLGGRRAELDRAGISVSDRAGNLRAAFHLYNTEADVDRALDVIG from the coding sequence ATGGAGACCACGCCGCTGATCCCGACCGCTCCCGTGACCGACTTCGCCACGCTGCGCCGCGCGGCCGCCGACGAGTTCGCGCCGTCCACCACCTACCTGAACACCGCCTTCGCGGGTCTGCTGCCCCGCCGCACCGTCGACGCGGTCACCGGACTGGCCCGGGCCAACGCCGAGGGCGGACCGCTCGGCGCCGGTGACTTGGAGGTGGTGGACTCCGCGCGGGCCGGGTACGCCCGGCTCGTCGGCGTCGGCGCCGACCGGGTCGCCGTCGGGAGCGCGGTCGCGGTGCACGTGGGGCTGATCGCCGCCTCGCTGCCCGCCGGTTCCGAAGTGCTCTGCCCGGAGGGCGATTTCAGCTCGGTCGTCGCGCCCTTCGCGCACCGGGGGGATCTGCGGGTGCGGTACGCCCCGCTCACCGGGCTGCCCGACGCGGTGCGGCCCACCACGGCGCTCGTCGCGCTCTCCGCCGTGCAGTCCTCGGACGGCCGGGTCGCCGACCTCGCGGCCGTACGGGCCGCCGCCACCGCGCACGGGGCCCGGGTGCTGCTCGACACCACGCAGGCGGCGGGATGGCTGCCGCTGGACGCGGGGGAGTGCGACTACACGGTGGCCGGCGGGTTCAAGTTCCTGCTCTGTCCGCGTGGTGCCTCGTTCCTCACGGTGACCGAGGAAGCGCAGGACTCGCTGACGCCGGTCTTCGCCGGCTGGGTCGCCGGCGCGGACACGGAGAACAGCACCTACGGTCCCGTCGAGCGGCTCGCCTCCTCGGCACGCAGGTTCGACACGCCGCCGGCCTTCCTCTCCTACTACGGGGCGGAGCGGTCGCTGGCCCTGCTCGCGGAGATCGGCCCCGACGCGCTGTACGCGCACGCCACCGGACTCGCCGCCCGCTTCCGGGCGGGGCTGGCGCGCCTCGGTCACGACACGGTCCCCGGCGATTCGGCGATCGTCGCCGCCCCCGGACTGGGCGGGCGCCGGGCGGAGTTGGACCGGGCCGGCATCAGCGTGTCCGACCGCGCGGGCAACCTGCGGGCCGCCTTCCACCTCTACAACACCGAGGCGGACGTGGACCGGGCGCTCGACGTGATCGGCTGA